From Paenibacillus sp. GP183, one genomic window encodes:
- a CDS encoding MFS transporter, with protein MFSFDKFRKSRRKVSEGRRSLIAAVIEGFPAVIIMQLLGGPFLTGYLLVLGANSQQIGFVLAITTLVNVAQVFMAVVMQKFRNRKAMLILFGSLHRILWSSVGLIPLLFEKSGWVTMYIVLFTLAHLSNALGSVVWTSLISDMVPAAVRGRYFGIRNTILGAVSSLALYVGGQILEHHPGIEGFNYLFLICAVCAVLNVTAYFFYPNLPFETSTESNPLSMVGKPLKDKEFRKAILFLSMFLFLQGISVPFFSYVMLKLLNIGYNWISIITIVHTMVMMASYYVWGNLNSRHSAKKLLLWSLPFIAASCLVWGTLPFLPTILVLLIVHILLGIGLGGFNQMVFTYTIGDTPKSERPMYVATYSALTGIAGFLGPVLGGKLYEIAAVLPAWVQTFGISVVIGFILLVLGAAMGRKVLGEARVIQ; from the coding sequence ATGTTTTCGTTTGACAAATTTCGCAAATCACGGAGGAAGGTATCGGAAGGCCGCCGTTCTTTAATTGCCGCTGTTATTGAAGGATTTCCCGCAGTAATTATCATGCAGCTGTTGGGAGGACCCTTTTTAACGGGTTATTTATTGGTTTTGGGGGCAAATAGCCAGCAAATTGGCTTTGTACTGGCCATTACGACACTCGTAAATGTGGCCCAGGTTTTTATGGCAGTGGTGATGCAAAAATTTAGAAACCGCAAAGCCATGCTGATCCTGTTTGGGTCCTTGCACCGGATTCTATGGAGCAGCGTAGGACTCATTCCTCTTTTATTTGAAAAAAGCGGATGGGTTACGATGTATATTGTTTTGTTTACGTTGGCCCACCTGAGCAATGCGCTTGGAAGTGTAGTCTGGACATCACTGATTAGTGATATGGTGCCTGCTGCAGTGAGAGGCCGTTATTTTGGCATACGGAATACGATTCTTGGCGCTGTCAGCAGTTTGGCCCTGTATGTTGGCGGTCAAATTTTGGAGCACCATCCCGGCATCGAGGGCTTTAACTATCTATTTCTCATTTGCGCTGTTTGTGCGGTTCTGAATGTGACAGCTTATTTCTTTTATCCGAATCTTCCGTTTGAGACCTCTACAGAATCCAATCCTCTGAGCATGGTGGGAAAGCCGTTGAAGGATAAAGAATTCCGGAAAGCTATCCTTTTTTTATCGATGTTTTTGTTCTTGCAAGGGATATCGGTACCATTTTTTTCGTATGTGATGCTCAAGCTTTTGAATATCGGCTATAACTGGATCTCGATCATCACGATTGTTCATACGATGGTCATGATGGCAAGCTACTATGTTTGGGGAAACCTCAATTCCAGGCATAGCGCCAAAAAGCTGCTGCTCTGGTCGCTTCCTTTTATCGCAGCTTCCTGCTTAGTTTGGGGTACGCTGCCGTTTCTACCGACGATACTCGTCCTGCTCATTGTGCACATCTTGCTTGGTATTGGTCTGGGCGGCTTCAATCAAATGGTGTTCACCTATACCATAGGGGACACGCCTAAAAGCGAGCGTCCTATGTATGTAGCTACCTATTCAGCGCTGACGGGTATTGCTGGTTTTTTGGGACCTGTATTGGGAGGTAAACTATACGAAATCGCTGCAGTTCTGCCCGCATGGGTGCAAACGTTTGGGATCTCAGTTGTCATTGGATTTATACTTTTGGTATTGGGAGCAGCTATGGGGCGTAAGGTTTTAGGGGAAGCCCGTGTCATTCAATAG
- a CDS encoding Gfo/Idh/MocA family oxidoreductase translates to MGVKRIGLVGLGDIAQKVYLPLLSANENVQIAGMMSRSALTVEQMKAKYRIPFGTTKLKELLDLNLDAVFLHSPTETHYALAMECLTQGVAVYVDKPLSYDWKESVEMAAFAERKGVLLGVGFNRRFAPMYVGAKQWLTEAGGFDWCSAVKHRTKQQNHSAPKSYYDDLIHMLDLLVWLGDEDYEISSHSQHVDHDGRLLHASGSLSFGTSVGSFSMVRLAGVDHEKLELHGNGRSAEVNNLEKAVFYEKGSMPKVCSFGSWDTILARRGFAGAVDHFLQSLDSPDACSIRADLVLPTHQLVEKLIR, encoded by the coding sequence ATGGGTGTTAAAAGAATCGGCTTAGTCGGCCTGGGTGACATTGCCCAAAAAGTATATTTGCCGCTGCTGTCGGCCAACGAAAATGTCCAAATCGCAGGCATGATGAGCAGATCGGCTTTAACGGTGGAGCAGATGAAAGCCAAGTACAGGATTCCTTTTGGGACCACGAAGCTCAAAGAGCTGCTGGATCTCAATTTGGACGCAGTCTTTCTCCACAGTCCAACCGAAACGCATTATGCTCTGGCAATGGAATGTCTGACTCAAGGTGTTGCAGTATATGTGGATAAACCCTTGTCCTATGATTGGAAGGAGTCTGTGGAAATGGCAGCCTTCGCAGAGCGTAAGGGAGTTTTGCTGGGGGTGGGCTTTAACCGACGTTTTGCCCCGATGTATGTGGGAGCAAAGCAATGGCTTACAGAAGCAGGAGGCTTCGATTGGTGCTCTGCGGTAAAGCATCGAACGAAGCAGCAAAACCACAGTGCTCCCAAATCTTATTACGATGATTTAATCCATATGCTGGATTTGCTGGTTTGGCTGGGTGATGAGGACTATGAAATCAGCTCTCATTCACAGCATGTGGATCACGATGGAAGACTGCTACATGCCTCAGGCAGCCTATCCTTTGGAACTTCTGTCGGAAGCTTCAGCATGGTCCGGCTGGCCGGAGTGGATCATGAGAAGCTGGAGCTTCATGGAAATGGGCGATCAGCTGAGGTGAACAACCTGGAGAAAGCTGTTTTCTATGAAAAAGGTTCCATGCCGAAGGTTTGCTCATTTGGCAGCTGGGACACCATCTTGGCACGCCGCGGGTTTGCCGGAGCGGTGGACCACTTTCTGCAGAGCCTGGATTCTCCCGATGCTTGCAGCATACGCGCCGATCTGGTTTTGCCGACGCATCAATTAGTAGAAAAGCTGATCCGTTAG